In Planococcus versutus, the DNA window TTGCAACAGGAGGCGTGCCACCAGAAATTATGGGGATTGGCCCAGTGGTGGCAATTCCAAAAGCATTAAAACTAGCTGGACTGACTATTGATGACATTGATGTATGGGAACTAAACGAAGCCTTCGCTTCGCAATCACTTGGAGTTATCCGTGAACTGGGTCTTGATATCGACAAGGTCAACTTTAACGGGGGTGCCATCGCACTCGGTCACCCACTTGGTGCAACAGGCTCCATTTTAACCATTCGCATGATGAGTGAGTTAAAACGACAAGGCAAACAATTTGGTGTTGTAACCATGTGTATCGGCGGAGGAATGGGCGCAGCAGGCGTCTTTGAAATGCTATAGAGATTAGTAAAGTAAGAAATCGCTTCAGGCGGACGCTTTCCGCGGGCGAAGCGCTGAGCCTCCTCGTCGCAAGCTCCTGCGGGGTCTCATCACTCCGCTTTCCCGCTGGAGTCGCCGCCTTACGCTCTTTCTTCATGGTTATCTATTTGAAAATAAGATGAATGATATAAGCCATTCACTAAGATGTGAAGCAAATCAACGGAGACTCCCGCAGGAAAGCGTAGTTAGTTTGCGTAACATCTGAGTAAAAAACAACTCAACCTATAATACATTCTATATAAGCAAGTAAAAACTAGGAGGAATTTAACATGGAACAAGAAAAAACATTGATCAAAGGCGGAAGCTTTTTAATCGAAGATGCAGATTTATCACGTGTTTTCACGCCTGAAGATTTTACAGAAGAACAAAAGATGATCGCTAAATCTACAGAAGACTACGTGAACAATGAAGTCATGCCGGTAGTGGAGAAATTAGAAAATCACGAATTTGAGCATTCAGTACGGTTACTGAAAAAAGCTGGTGAATTAGGATTGCTGGGCGCAGATGTTCCAGAACAATACGGTGGTCTTGGGTTAGACAAAGTCGCCTCGGCATTAATAGCTGAAAAAATGTCTAAAGCAGGCGGTTTCTCCATCACTCATGGAGCTCACGTAGGAATCGGTTCATTGCCAATCGTTCTTTTTGGTAACGATGAACAAAAACAAAGCTATTTGCCACGTTTGGCAACAGGTGAAATGATCGCAGCTTACGCGTTAACTGAGCCGAGTTCAGGATCTGACGCATTGGGTGCAAAAACTGTAGCACTACTAAATGAAGCAGGTACGCATTATGTCTTAAATGGTGAAAAACAATGGATTACTAACGCTGGATTTGCAGATGTTTTCATTGTATATGCAAAAATTGATGGCGATAAATTCTCTGCCTTTATCGTTGAACGTGAATTCCCAGGTGTTTCAGTTGGGCCAGAAGAAAAGAAAATGGGCATTAAATCGTCTTCTACGCGAACATTAATTTTGCAAGACGCAGAAGTTCCTGTTGAGAATTTGTTGGGTGAAGCAGGACGCGGACATATTATTGCGTTTAACATTTTGAACATTGGTCGTTACAAATTAGGAGTAGGTACAATTGGGGCTTCTAAACGTGTAATGGAATTGACGATTCCTTACACAAACCAACGTCAGCAGTTTAAAACGCCAATTTCGTCATTCAACTTAACGCGCGAAAAATTAGCGACGATGGCTTCGAAACTGTATGCAGTTGAAAGTTCTGTGTACCGGACAGTTGGGTTGTTTGAAGATCGCATGAGTGGATTTACAGATGAGCAACAAGCAGATGGCAAATTAGTTGCGGATTCTATTGCCGAATTCGCAGTAGAGTGTTCGTTGAACAAATTCTTTGGTACAGAAACATTGGATTACATTGTAGACGAAGGTGTTCAATTGCACGGAGGCTACGGCTTTATGCAAGAATATGAAATCGAACGCATTTACCGTGATTCACGTATCAACCGTATTTTCGAAGGCACGAACGAAATCAATCGCTTGCTTGTACCCGGAACATTATTACGCAAAGCCATGAAAGGTGAATTGCCTTTATTGCAGCACGCAGAGAAACTCCAAGAAGAGCTGTTGATGATGATGCCGGAAGAAGTCGGTACAGAAGCCTTAGATCAAGAAAAATACTTGGTGAAAAATGCTAAAAAAATTGCGTTATTAGCTGCTGGATTGGCTGCACAAACATACGGTACAAAACTGGAAGCTGAGCAAGAAGTTCTTGTTAACATTGCAGACATTGTTAGTAACGTCTTCGCAATGGAATCAGTCGTTCTTCGTACGGAAAAAGCGATTGCTGCTTCAGGACAAGAAAAAGCCCACCAGAAACTTCTATATACACAAATATACTGTCAAGAAGCGTTTGACCAAATTGAAAGAGATGCAAAAGAAACATTAGTCGCTGCAATCGAAGGTGATAATCAGCGCATGATGCTTTCAGCTTTACGCAAATTAACTCGTTCAACTCCTTATAACGTGATTGCGAAAAAACGCGAAGCAGCAGTTAAACTAATTGATGTTGAGAAATACATCGTCTAAAGAAATGCGTAACTCGGCAACTCCATATATAGTGGGGTTGCTTGTTTTTTCATCGACCAAAAGAGATCGTTTTGGTAAGCTAAGAAAAACAGGAGGTTTTACTTTGATTACTTATTACGCATATCCAAAATGCACCACTTGCCGTAAAGCGAAAAGCTGGCTAGAGAAAAACAGTGTAGATTTTCAAGAAATTCACATTGCTGATAATCCACCAACAAAAGAACAACTAGCAGAAATTCATAAAGCGAGCGGTTTGGAACTAAAAAAATTTTTCAATACGAGTGGCTTAGTTTATCGCTCACTTAGTTTAAAAGACAAATTGTCGACGATGAGTGAAGATCAACAACTAGAACTGCTTTCTTCTAATGGTATGCTGATTAAACGCCCGTTAGCGTGGGATGGCAAGAAGGTCTTACTTGGCTTTAAAGAAGCCGATTATCAAAACAACTGGCTATAAGCGAATGGCGTCATCTTGTATTTCATCGCTGTTTATGTCAAACTGAATGTGAGTAGACTACATAATTTGGAGGGGTCAAGATGAGTACACCAGCAGAACTTCGTTATTCTAAAGAACACGAGTGGGTTAAAGTTGAAGGCAGCAACGCACGTATCGGTATTACTCATTTCGCACAAGCAGAACTAGGAGATATTGTTTTCGTAGAACTTCCACAAGTTGGAGATGAATTGAAAAAAGATCAACCTTTCGGCAGTGTAGAGTCTGTTAAAACAGTATCCGAATTATATGCACCAATTAGTGGAAAAGTGGTGGAGGTTAACTCTGAACTTGAAGATAGTCCAGAATTTGTTAATGAGTCTCCTTACGAACAGGCTTGGATGGTTGTCATCGAAGCTCCTTCTGAAACAGACATTAACGACTTAATGACTGCAGATCAATACAAAGAAATGACAAACGAATAGTTGTCTTAAAGCGCCAGCAACAAAGGCGCTTTTTTATTTGGAAAATTAAAGTGCACATGAAAAGTCATGACAATGGACGCCAGCCAAATTCATTGGTAGTTTAAAAGTAAGATGGCAAAAAACATATATATTAACGGCTAGTTGGATGTCTGATACTAATCTTGTGGGGTGAAGTGTATGAAAGTAATTGTTGTAGAAGGGCTAAGCGATAAGACACGTATAGCGCCACTCATTGCAGAACCCGTGACGATTCTTTGCACAAATGGTACAGTAAGTGCAACCAGACTTGAAGAGCTCTTACTGCCTTATGAACATCAAGACATCATCATATTGGTTGACGCAGACGCTTCAGGAGAAAAGCTTCGTAAGTTGATCAAGCGCGAATTTCCAGAAGCTCGCCATTTTTATATTAACCGAATTTATAAAGAAGTTGCCACAACGCCACTTAAATTATTAACGGATGTATTGATCACAGCAAATATTCAAGTTAAAAAGCTATTAATCGAGGGATGAAAAAATGAACGAATGGACACATAAAGAATGGACCAAAGAAAAAAATACACAAGAAGTTACAGCTTTTTACTTGTATACGCCGATGTGTGGAACGTGTCAAGTGGCTTCTAAAATGCTAACAGTGATTACTGAATTATTGCCGACTTTGCAAATAGGAAAAGCGAATTTGAATTATGTTCAAGAAATTGCCGATCTTTATGAAGTAGAAAGTGTACCTTGTCTATTAATTACAGAAAACGGAAAAGTTAAAGAAAAAATTTATGCTTTTCATTCCGTGCCTTATTTATACGATAAACTAAAAGCTGTTGACGAATATAGTCAGTCATGGTA includes these proteins:
- a CDS encoding acyl-CoA dehydrogenase family protein, producing the protein MEQEKTLIKGGSFLIEDADLSRVFTPEDFTEEQKMIAKSTEDYVNNEVMPVVEKLENHEFEHSVRLLKKAGELGLLGADVPEQYGGLGLDKVASALIAEKMSKAGGFSITHGAHVGIGSLPIVLFGNDEQKQSYLPRLATGEMIAAYALTEPSSGSDALGAKTVALLNEAGTHYVLNGEKQWITNAGFADVFIVYAKIDGDKFSAFIVEREFPGVSVGPEEKKMGIKSSSTRTLILQDAEVPVENLLGEAGRGHIIAFNILNIGRYKLGVGTIGASKRVMELTIPYTNQRQQFKTPISSFNLTREKLATMASKLYAVESSVYRTVGLFEDRMSGFTDEQQADGKLVADSIAEFAVECSLNKFFGTETLDYIVDEGVQLHGGYGFMQEYEIERIYRDSRINRIFEGTNEINRLLVPGTLLRKAMKGELPLLQHAEKLQEELLMMMPEEVGTEALDQEKYLVKNAKKIALLAAGLAAQTYGTKLEAEQEVLVNIADIVSNVFAMESVVLRTEKAIAASGQEKAHQKLLYTQIYCQEAFDQIERDAKETLVAAIEGDNQRMMLSALRKLTRSTPYNVIAKKREAAVKLIDVEKYIV
- a CDS encoding arsenate reductase family protein, which codes for MITYYAYPKCTTCRKAKSWLEKNSVDFQEIHIADNPPTKEQLAEIHKASGLELKKFFNTSGLVYRSLSLKDKLSTMSEDQQLELLSSNGMLIKRPLAWDGKKVLLGFKEADYQNNWL
- the gcvH gene encoding glycine cleavage system protein GcvH, with protein sequence MSTPAELRYSKEHEWVKVEGSNARIGITHFAQAELGDIVFVELPQVGDELKKDQPFGSVESVKTVSELYAPISGKVVEVNSELEDSPEFVNESPYEQAWMVVIEAPSETDINDLMTADQYKEMTNE
- a CDS encoding toprim domain-containing protein, which gives rise to MKVIVVEGLSDKTRIAPLIAEPVTILCTNGTVSATRLEELLLPYEHQDIIILVDADASGEKLRKLIKREFPEARHFYINRIYKEVATTPLKLLTDVLITANIQVKKLLIEG
- a CDS encoding thioredoxin family protein — translated: MNEWTHKEWTKEKNTQEVTAFYLYTPMCGTCQVASKMLTVITELLPTLQIGKANLNYVQEIADLYEVESVPCLLITENGKVKEKIYAFHSVPYLYDKLKAVDEYSQSW